In one Myxococcus xanthus genomic region, the following are encoded:
- a CDS encoding tetratricopeptide repeat protein, translating to MTTESKATVTNDDVKPLSGPEMLERATEGFNLFQDGRFRESLTLFQSLAAMDPTEAYFQTALGACHLALEDLDLAESYFNRAIELDPSDLTPFVNRGEVHLRLGKVHEAARDFNHAVGLDPEGQDPLSARARMLAAAALESAEGAPSSESDGAA from the coding sequence ATGACGACTGAATCCAAGGCAACGGTGACCAACGACGACGTGAAGCCCCTGTCCGGCCCGGAGATGCTCGAACGGGCCACGGAAGGCTTCAACCTCTTCCAGGACGGCCGCTTCCGTGAGTCGCTGACCTTGTTCCAGTCCCTGGCGGCCATGGACCCCACCGAGGCCTACTTCCAGACGGCGCTGGGCGCCTGCCACCTGGCGCTGGAAGACCTGGACCTGGCCGAGTCCTACTTCAACCGCGCCATCGAGCTGGACCCCTCCGACCTCACGCCCTTCGTCAACCGCGGGGAAGTACACCTGCGGCTCGGCAAGGTCCACGAGGCCGCCCGGGACTTCAATCATGCGGTGGGGCTGGATCCCGAAGGACAGGATCCGCTCAGCGCCCGGGCCCGGATGCTGGCCGCCGCGGCGCTGGAGAGCGCCGAGGGGGCGCCGTCTTCCGAATCCGACGGCGCGGCGTAG
- a CDS encoding DUF1521 domain-containing protein: MSNGIGGVGGNRQLTTTQGVGNVNTSTIARNAQLIESTLNLVEKAVDLAGKAVNVAGKAVDQMSQAAAPTKQAGATGTNAAFPAERPNPLDAVREANSLKVEEGTGKITTPGGYTIEQLGQFEWRVTGPDGKNTRVWGDPHVDESDGGKFDFKRDTSFVLGDGTRINCSCKPWGNGMTVTGQLDVVYGDSHVRVTDIDKGKGKVGQVTNKGMDEVVRFHSNQSADVFHMGQNAADWTFHGKEIVGHENGGDVHKVGEAVITERRTMAFNYSAAADSPAAGEVAQNWDMNTNLPQVKPLPWDMSSAKPELNKLNETFDSISKVFDQLKNTNANGFNPFRKADDLFGAYDKNQHKSGLTQSFKALGDMFGTLEKLSKLNDMVRFRGPQSF; this comes from the coding sequence ATGTCGAACGGCATCGGCGGAGTTGGCGGTAACCGGCAGCTCACCACGACGCAGGGCGTGGGTAACGTCAACACCTCGACGATCGCGCGCAACGCGCAGCTCATCGAGTCGACGCTGAATCTGGTTGAGAAGGCCGTTGACCTTGCGGGCAAGGCGGTGAACGTCGCCGGCAAGGCCGTGGATCAGATGTCCCAGGCCGCGGCCCCCACGAAGCAGGCGGGTGCGACGGGCACCAACGCCGCCTTCCCCGCCGAGCGTCCCAACCCCCTGGACGCGGTGCGCGAGGCCAACTCCCTGAAGGTGGAAGAGGGCACCGGGAAGATCACCACCCCGGGCGGCTACACCATCGAGCAGCTGGGCCAGTTCGAGTGGCGCGTGACGGGGCCGGACGGCAAAAACACCCGCGTCTGGGGTGATCCGCACGTTGACGAGAGCGACGGCGGCAAGTTCGACTTCAAGCGCGACACCTCCTTCGTCCTGGGCGACGGCACCCGCATCAACTGCTCCTGCAAGCCCTGGGGCAACGGCATGACGGTGACGGGCCAGCTGGACGTCGTCTACGGCGACAGCCACGTGCGCGTGACGGACATCGACAAGGGCAAGGGCAAGGTCGGCCAGGTCACCAACAAGGGCATGGACGAGGTCGTCCGCTTCCACTCGAACCAGTCCGCGGACGTCTTCCACATGGGGCAGAACGCGGCCGACTGGACGTTCCATGGCAAGGAGATTGTCGGCCACGAGAACGGCGGCGACGTGCACAAGGTGGGCGAGGCCGTCATCACCGAGCGGCGCACCATGGCCTTCAACTACTCGGCGGCGGCGGACTCCCCCGCGGCGGGTGAGGTGGCCCAGAATTGGGACATGAACACCAACCTGCCCCAGGTGAAGCCGCTGCCCTGGGACATGAGCAGTGCCAAGCCCGAGCTGAACAAGCTGAACGAGACGTTCGACTCCATCAGCAAGGTGTTCGACCAGCTCAAGAACACCAACGCGAACGGCTTCAACCCGTTCCGCAAGGCGGACGACCTCTTCGGCGCCTACGACAAGAACCAGCACAAGTCCGGGCTGACCCAGTCCTTCAAGGCGCTGGGTGACATGTTCGGGACGCTGGAGAAGCTGTCCAAGCTGAATGATATGGTCCGCTTCCGCGGTCCCCAGTCGTTCTAG
- a CDS encoding flagellar biosynthetic protein FliO, translating into MRLLLGAALVFAPPAAMAQAPSTSAPTVKPVVPPAESAPPPAPAVASPATPAPAAEKADPKADVELLEADRALDAELSARESAKSARSGAGGDTLSESEETDSLGWTLVRTLLVLGVVVASIYLTLNVGLRKLMGLQGTAAGRQPLVSVVERLPLDQRRSLFVVKAADEYLLLGGGEGGLQLLSKLDVEAVERIRAQRPQTNAVPLSPFLQKLLSRRSGGPPSQPPGS; encoded by the coding sequence ATGCGCCTGTTGCTTGGTGCCGCGCTGGTGTTCGCGCCGCCCGCCGCCATGGCCCAGGCTCCGTCCACGTCCGCACCCACCGTGAAGCCGGTGGTGCCCCCCGCGGAGTCTGCCCCGCCTCCGGCACCTGCGGTTGCTTCGCCCGCGACGCCAGCACCGGCCGCTGAGAAGGCGGACCCCAAGGCCGACGTCGAGTTGTTGGAAGCGGACCGGGCCCTGGACGCGGAGTTGTCTGCTCGCGAGTCCGCGAAGTCGGCCCGGAGCGGCGCGGGCGGGGACACCCTGTCGGAGTCCGAGGAAACGGACAGCCTGGGCTGGACGCTGGTGCGCACGCTGCTCGTGCTGGGCGTGGTGGTTGCGTCCATCTACCTCACGCTGAATGTGGGACTGCGCAAGCTGATGGGGCTCCAGGGGACGGCCGCGGGCCGTCAGCCCCTGGTCTCCGTGGTGGAGCGGCTGCCCCTGGACCAGCGCCGCAGCCTCTTCGTGGTGAAGGCCGCGGACGAATACCTGCTGTTGGGCGGCGGCGAGGGCGGCTTGCAACTGTTGTCGAAGCTGGATGTGGAGGCGGTGGAGCGCATCCGCGCGCAGCGCCCGCAGACGAATGCAGTTCCACTGAGCCCATTCCTCCAGAAGCTCCTCTCCCGCCGCAGTGGTGGCCCGCCTTCCCAGCCCCCCGGCTCCTGA
- the sctR gene encoding type III secretion system export apparatus subunit SctR, whose product MNLPSSARSRLPRVPPWLFAAVVAVHPFAALAQKRGGAAIPDSVVNEAVNSDSFASRPLILILALAAMGLVPFALMMATSFVKISVVLSIVRSALGTQQIPPTQVITGLAIILTVYIMAPVGQQMYRAAGLDIWAKGPGVFSSETVGSMLGAANKSKEPLREWLIKKVTTKDRALFFNLAKKMRKGEDRDAVESNDFMVIIPAFVVSELKEAFQIGFLLFVPFIVIDMVVANILLALGMHMLSPTTISMPFKLLLFVLVDGWYLIAKGLVVGYL is encoded by the coding sequence GTGAACCTCCCTTCCTCCGCCCGCTCCCGTCTCCCGCGTGTCCCGCCCTGGCTGTTCGCGGCCGTGGTCGCCGTTCATCCCTTCGCCGCGCTCGCTCAGAAGCGCGGGGGCGCGGCCATCCCCGACTCGGTGGTCAACGAGGCTGTCAACAGCGACTCGTTCGCCTCGCGCCCGCTCATCCTCATCCTGGCGCTCGCGGCCATGGGCCTGGTGCCCTTCGCGCTGATGATGGCGACCAGCTTCGTGAAGATTTCGGTGGTGCTCTCCATCGTCCGCTCGGCGCTGGGCACGCAGCAGATTCCGCCCACCCAGGTCATCACCGGCCTGGCCATCATCCTCACCGTCTACATCATGGCCCCGGTGGGCCAGCAGATGTACCGCGCGGCCGGCCTGGACATCTGGGCCAAGGGCCCCGGCGTGTTCTCCTCGGAGACGGTGGGCTCGATGCTGGGCGCCGCCAACAAGTCCAAGGAGCCGCTGCGCGAGTGGCTCATCAAGAAGGTCACCACCAAGGACCGGGCGCTCTTCTTCAACCTCGCCAAGAAGATGCGCAAGGGCGAGGACCGCGACGCCGTGGAGAGCAATGACTTCATGGTCATCATCCCGGCCTTCGTGGTGTCCGAACTCAAGGAGGCCTTCCAGATAGGCTTCCTCTTGTTCGTGCCGTTCATCGTCATCGACATGGTGGTGGCCAACATCCTGCTGGCGCTCGGCATGCACATGTTGTCGCCGACCACCATCTCCATGCCGTTCAAGCTGCTGCTGTTCGTGCTCGTGGACGGCTGGTATCTCATCGCCAAGGGCCTGGTCGTCGGCTACCTGTAG
- the sctU gene encoding type III secretion system export apparatus subunit SctU has product MSDESGEKTEEPSQKKLDDSRKKGQVWKSKDLSGVGVLLVGLAAVKGSWDMLETELTSLFLFSFDHLTNPVDLSVATGQLLFLGLRAVVLVSLPVLAGGAIVGGLMEYLQVGTLFTMDPLIPKMEKLNPIQGMKNLFNKKAIVELLKNLIKISVTAYVVYGVVRDSMPMVAETLRQDTRGIMAIMGELVTRVATRVALLFVLFGVFDVWWQRKSFMKDMMMTKEEVKKEYKQSEGDPHHKAKRKEMHQEIMEGAQMEAVREADVIVTNPDHVAVALKYDREKDGAPRVLARGIDFKAERIKAIAREQDVPTLRNVPLAHALLRVEVGHEVPEELYDAVAEVLNFVYGLKSGQPAPEGRA; this is encoded by the coding sequence ATGTCGGACGAGAGCGGCGAAAAAACAGAAGAGCCATCCCAGAAGAAGCTGGATGACTCACGCAAGAAGGGGCAGGTCTGGAAGAGCAAGGACCTCAGCGGCGTGGGCGTGCTCCTGGTGGGGCTGGCCGCCGTCAAAGGCAGCTGGGACATGCTGGAGACAGAGCTGACGTCGCTCTTCCTGTTCTCCTTCGACCACCTGACGAACCCGGTGGACCTGTCGGTGGCCACCGGGCAGCTGCTCTTCCTGGGGCTGCGCGCGGTGGTGCTGGTGTCGCTGCCGGTGCTGGCGGGCGGAGCCATTGTCGGCGGGCTGATGGAGTACCTCCAGGTGGGGACGCTCTTCACCATGGATCCGCTGATTCCGAAGATGGAGAAGCTCAATCCCATCCAAGGCATGAAGAACCTGTTCAACAAGAAGGCGATTGTTGAACTGCTGAAGAACCTCATCAAAATCTCAGTCACCGCCTACGTCGTCTACGGCGTGGTGCGCGACTCCATGCCCATGGTGGCCGAAACGTTGCGGCAGGACACGCGCGGCATCATGGCCATCATGGGAGAGCTGGTGACGCGCGTGGCCACGCGGGTGGCGCTCCTCTTCGTCCTCTTCGGCGTCTTCGACGTCTGGTGGCAGCGCAAGTCCTTCATGAAGGACATGATGATGACGAAGGAGGAGGTGAAGAAGGAGTACAAGCAGAGCGAGGGCGACCCGCACCACAAGGCCAAGCGCAAGGAGATGCATCAGGAGATCATGGAGGGGGCGCAGATGGAGGCCGTGCGCGAGGCCGACGTCATCGTCACCAACCCGGACCACGTGGCGGTGGCCCTCAAGTACGACCGGGAGAAGGACGGCGCGCCGCGCGTGCTGGCCCGGGGCATCGACTTCAAGGCCGAGCGCATCAAGGCCATTGCCCGCGAGCAGGACGTGCCCACGCTGCGCAACGTGCCCCTGGCCCACGCCCTGCTGCGGGTGGAGGTGGGGCACGAAGTCCCGGAGGAGCTGTACGACGCGGTCGCCGAGGTCCTCAACTTCGTCTACGGCTTGAAGTCCGGTCAGCCAGCCCCCGAGGGCCGCGCGTGA
- the fliQ gene encoding flagellar biosynthesis protein FliQ, whose translation MNQLTFITQEALFLVLVASAPPVLMSLLVGFIISLFQATTQIQEQTLTFAPKVVAVFGVLALAGPWIGSQLVRFTFHVFDRFPALIK comes from the coding sequence ATGAATCAGCTCACGTTCATCACCCAGGAGGCCCTGTTCCTGGTGCTCGTCGCGTCGGCGCCGCCGGTGCTGATGAGTCTGTTGGTGGGGTTCATCATCTCCCTGTTCCAGGCCACCACGCAGATCCAGGAGCAGACGCTCACCTTCGCGCCGAAGGTCGTCGCCGTGTTCGGCGTCCTCGCATTGGCCGGCCCCTGGATTGGAAGCCAGTTGGTGCGCTTCACGTTCCACGTCTTCGACAGGTTCCCCGCGCTCATCAAATGA
- a CDS encoding tetratricopeptide repeat protein, whose product MSDSAPRGEKEKVVVPEALAEAVIRGEITLGQFLNLSNTQLYAWADKAYQLLQAGSSQQALQIFQGLVAASPTDAVFHAQLGATLMTLERFDEAFDAFRLALQFNDGHVDALVGRGEIQLRRGNVPEALADLSKAIQLDPGLKRRATQRAHATLRTLKQQADQVKKSR is encoded by the coding sequence GTGAGTGACTCCGCCCCCAGGGGTGAAAAAGAGAAGGTCGTCGTCCCGGAAGCACTCGCCGAGGCGGTGATCCGCGGCGAAATCACCCTGGGGCAGTTCCTCAACCTCTCCAACACGCAGCTTTACGCCTGGGCGGACAAGGCCTACCAGCTCCTCCAGGCGGGCAGCTCGCAGCAGGCCCTGCAGATCTTCCAGGGCCTCGTGGCCGCCTCGCCCACCGACGCCGTCTTCCACGCGCAGCTCGGGGCGACCCTTATGACGCTGGAGCGCTTCGACGAGGCGTTCGACGCCTTCCGGCTGGCGCTCCAGTTCAACGACGGCCACGTGGACGCGCTGGTCGGCCGGGGGGAAATCCAGCTGCGCCGGGGCAATGTCCCCGAGGCGCTCGCGGACCTCAGCAAGGCCATCCAGCTGGACCCGGGCCTCAAGCGCCGTGCCACGCAGCGCGCCCACGCGACGCTGCGCACCCTCAAGCAGCAGGCCGACCAGGTGAAGAAGTCCCGGTAG
- a CDS encoding carboxypeptidase-like regulatory domain-containing protein, which yields MRLKNALSRGLPLMLLGASLACSACSDGGTSGPGPSGEREKNVVKGKATDTAGKPLAGVEVVADNQVLYDSNVVGVTGTDGTYRLELGQAATTWNASARLKRDFNGRSYTFELHPSNATPFAGNEGAVRDFSWKLTGAKPEGGAYGSGVYFNLTDYVDPADPDQALQREHVELTLTPVGSLVDGSAGTPVTARGTNTPDGFGFPDLPLGRYTVTGRYAPPGQAVRPLLVRVQDQGTYAESVTADFQPVMEGLYRLDVELKFP from the coding sequence ATGCGACTGAAGAATGCCTTGAGCAGGGGTCTTCCGCTGATGTTGCTGGGGGCATCCCTGGCCTGTTCGGCCTGCTCGGACGGCGGCACCAGCGGCCCTGGCCCCTCTGGCGAGAGGGAGAAGAACGTCGTCAAGGGCAAGGCCACGGACACCGCGGGCAAGCCCCTGGCGGGGGTGGAGGTGGTGGCCGACAATCAGGTCCTCTACGACTCCAATGTGGTGGGCGTGACGGGCACGGACGGCACCTACCGGCTGGAGCTGGGCCAGGCGGCCACCACCTGGAACGCCAGCGCGCGGCTCAAGCGCGACTTCAACGGCCGCAGCTACACCTTCGAACTGCACCCCAGCAACGCCACCCCCTTCGCGGGCAACGAGGGCGCCGTCCGGGACTTCAGCTGGAAGCTGACCGGCGCGAAGCCCGAGGGCGGCGCCTACGGCAGCGGCGTCTACTTCAACCTGACGGACTACGTGGATCCGGCCGACCCGGATCAAGCCTTGCAGCGCGAGCACGTGGAGTTGACGCTCACCCCGGTGGGCTCGCTGGTGGACGGCAGCGCCGGGACGCCGGTGACGGCCCGGGGCACCAACACGCCGGACGGCTTCGGCTTCCCGGACCTCCCGCTGGGGCGCTACACGGTGACGGGCCGCTACGCGCCGCCGGGACAGGCCGTCCGGCCGCTGCTGGTGCGCGTGCAGGACCAGGGCACCTACGCCGAATCCGTGACGGCTGACTTCCAGCCCGTCATGGAGGGGTTGTACCGCCTGGACGTGGAGCTGAAGTTCCCCTGA
- a CDS encoding flagellar biosynthetic protein FliR, producing MNVADLVAELGTRANVSAVIFTVALVMCRVMPVLIFSPFLGGEVVPTELKMGIGLTLSIVLYPLIAGSVTSIPLSALPYIALMAKEVFVGFTIAFVVNTLFEAARVAGNLVDTMSGSNNAQLYVPQLGQQVTLFSSFKVQLAVVLFLTLNGHHLVIEALADSLVAVPLDGFPRFHDGPWPFFDLMIRVFADLLRVSLALAAPAMLATFLTDVALGAINRVAPQIQVFFISMSVKPLVSVLLVFLVLGALMDRMQGEMVVMLRTLNQALRLLS from the coding sequence ATGAACGTCGCGGACCTCGTCGCAGAGCTGGGCACCCGGGCCAACGTCTCGGCCGTCATCTTCACGGTGGCGCTGGTGATGTGCCGGGTGATGCCCGTGCTCATCTTCAGCCCCTTCCTGGGCGGCGAGGTGGTCCCCACCGAGCTGAAGATGGGCATCGGGCTGACGCTCTCAATCGTCCTCTACCCCCTCATCGCGGGCTCGGTGACGTCCATCCCCCTGAGCGCTTTGCCGTACATCGCGCTGATGGCGAAGGAGGTGTTCGTCGGCTTCACCATCGCCTTCGTCGTCAACACGTTGTTCGAAGCCGCGCGCGTGGCCGGCAACCTGGTGGACACCATGTCCGGCAGCAACAACGCGCAGCTGTACGTGCCTCAGCTCGGGCAGCAGGTGACGCTGTTCTCCAGCTTCAAGGTGCAGTTGGCGGTGGTGTTGTTCCTCACGCTGAACGGGCACCACCTGGTCATCGAAGCGCTGGCGGACAGCTTGGTGGCGGTGCCGCTGGACGGCTTCCCGCGCTTCCACGACGGGCCGTGGCCCTTCTTCGACCTGATGATTCGTGTGTTCGCGGACCTGCTCCGGGTGAGCCTGGCGCTGGCCGCTCCGGCGATGCTGGCGACCTTCCTCACCGACGTGGCGCTGGGCGCCATCAACCGCGTGGCGCCGCAAATCCAGGTGTTCTTCATCTCCATGTCCGTCAAGCCCCTGGTGAGCGTGCTGCTCGTCTTCCTGGTGCTCGGCGCCCTGATGGACCGCATGCAGGGGGAGATGGTCGTCATGCTGCGGACCCTCAACCAAGCCCTGCGGCTCTTGTCCTGA
- the sctV gene encoding type III secretion system export apparatus subunit SctV, translated as MAATNSNSFLSKYSDIVLAVVVVAIVGMMIVPLPTLLLDVLLTLNISISVVLLLVSLYVPAALHLSVFPTLLLITTMFRLALTISTTRLILLTGDPGEVVVAFGNFVVQGNFVVGAILFIILVIVNFIVISKGSERVAEVAARFTLDAMPGKQMSIDADLRAGSIDQDQGKKKRRDLERESQLFGAMDGAMKFVKGDAIASIIITVVNIVGGLIIGVTQKGMSAGDAAQKYTLLTIGDGLVGMIPAILVSTCAGIIVTRVAGEEEGNHLGMDMGSQLTAYPKAIAIAAGMLIVLGLVPGLPKIPFFLLGIGAGLGAWTMLKKQQQAVEAEDAGPAMETDLGTPMASEPAPKEALNPDSELFIPVVTPIVLEVSDALVPFVDSRQDNGKFLFELIPFMRDGLFVELGVRFPGVRARGNGSLPPGAYQIQINEVPVVTGQATLGHVLVNDTVDRLRLMNIQGFEAVNPATRQPAAWVPEQYRDTLEAAGLTTWDVPGYIILHTAAVLRRNAREFVGVQETQTMLEQLEKAFPAIVKEVVPKVVNVLKLTDILQRLVEEEISIRDLRGILQALAEYGQVEADNVMLTEHVRAAQRRYISHKYARGTGTLVVYLLDPNIEDAIRGSVKRTSAGAHLALEPELAQEIVQAVRSECGHLPPSAQRPVILTAMDIRRYVRKLLEYEFNPSFSVLSYQELSPELNIQPVARISTR; from the coding sequence ATGGCTGCCACCAATTCGAACAGCTTCCTCTCCAAGTACTCCGACATCGTCCTCGCCGTGGTGGTCGTGGCCATCGTCGGGATGATGATCGTCCCGCTGCCCACGCTGCTGCTGGACGTGCTGCTGACGCTGAACATCAGCATCTCGGTGGTGCTGCTCCTCGTATCCCTCTACGTGCCAGCGGCGCTGCACCTGTCGGTGTTCCCGACGCTGCTGCTCATCACCACGATGTTCCGGTTGGCCCTCACCATCTCCACCACGCGTCTCATCCTCCTCACCGGTGACCCGGGAGAGGTGGTGGTGGCGTTCGGAAACTTCGTGGTGCAGGGCAACTTCGTCGTCGGCGCCATCCTCTTCATCATCCTGGTCATCGTGAACTTCATCGTGATTTCCAAGGGCTCGGAGCGCGTCGCCGAAGTGGCCGCCCGCTTCACCCTGGACGCGATGCCCGGAAAGCAGATGTCCATCGACGCCGACCTGCGGGCCGGCTCCATCGACCAGGACCAGGGCAAGAAGAAGCGCCGCGACCTGGAGCGTGAGAGCCAGCTCTTCGGCGCCATGGACGGCGCCATGAAGTTCGTGAAGGGCGACGCCATCGCGAGCATCATCATCACCGTCGTCAACATCGTCGGTGGCCTCATCATCGGCGTGACGCAGAAGGGCATGTCCGCTGGCGACGCGGCGCAGAAGTACACGCTGCTCACCATCGGTGACGGTCTGGTCGGCATGATTCCCGCCATCCTCGTCTCCACCTGCGCCGGTATCATCGTGACGCGCGTGGCGGGTGAGGAAGAGGGCAATCACCTGGGCATGGACATGGGCTCCCAGCTGACGGCCTACCCGAAGGCCATCGCCATTGCCGCCGGCATGCTCATCGTCCTGGGCCTGGTGCCCGGTCTGCCCAAGATTCCCTTCTTCCTGCTGGGCATCGGCGCGGGCCTGGGCGCCTGGACGATGCTGAAGAAGCAGCAGCAGGCCGTGGAGGCGGAGGATGCCGGCCCGGCCATGGAGACGGACCTGGGCACGCCCATGGCATCGGAGCCCGCGCCCAAGGAAGCCCTCAATCCGGACTCCGAGCTATTCATCCCCGTCGTCACGCCCATCGTCCTGGAAGTCTCCGACGCGCTGGTCCCCTTCGTGGACTCGCGCCAGGACAACGGGAAGTTCCTCTTCGAACTCATCCCGTTCATGCGTGATGGCCTCTTCGTGGAACTGGGCGTGCGCTTCCCAGGCGTGCGTGCGCGTGGCAACGGCTCGCTGCCGCCGGGCGCGTACCAGATTCAAATCAACGAGGTGCCCGTCGTCACCGGCCAGGCCACGCTGGGCCACGTCCTGGTGAACGACACGGTGGACCGGCTGCGGCTGATGAACATCCAGGGCTTCGAGGCCGTGAACCCCGCCACCCGGCAGCCCGCCGCCTGGGTCCCCGAGCAGTACCGCGACACGCTGGAGGCCGCCGGCCTCACGACGTGGGACGTGCCCGGCTACATCATCCTGCACACCGCCGCCGTGCTGCGGCGCAACGCCCGTGAGTTCGTTGGCGTGCAGGAGACGCAGACGATGCTGGAGCAGTTGGAGAAGGCCTTCCCCGCCATCGTGAAGGAGGTCGTCCCCAAGGTCGTCAACGTGCTGAAGCTGACGGACATCCTCCAGCGTCTGGTGGAGGAGGAGATCTCCATCCGTGACTTGCGCGGCATCCTCCAGGCCCTGGCCGAGTACGGGCAGGTGGAGGCGGACAACGTCATGCTCACCGAGCATGTCCGCGCGGCCCAGCGCCGCTACATCTCCCACAAGTACGCGCGTGGCACCGGCACCCTGGTGGTGTACCTGTTGGACCCGAACATCGAGGACGCCATCCGCGGCTCGGTGAAGCGGACCTCCGCGGGCGCGCACCTGGCGCTGGAGCCGGAGCTGGCGCAGGAAATCGTCCAGGCCGTGCGTTCGGAGTGTGGCCACCTGCCGCCCAGCGCGCAGCGGCCCGTCATCCTCACGGCCATGGACATCCGCCGCTACGTCCGCAAGCTGCTGGAGTACGAGTTCAACCCGTCGTTCTCCGTGCTCAGCTACCAGGAGCTGTCGCCCGAGCTGAACATCCAGCCCGTGGCGCGCATCTCCACGCGATAG
- a CDS encoding EscU/YscU/HrcU family type III secretion system export apparatus switch protein, with protein sequence MSDDAEIAIALKYDKEKDGAPRVVAKGMRLKAEKIREIAREHNIPLMRNVNLANALYRVEVGQEVPEELYDAVAEVLNFVYELQREQAAAAARR encoded by the coding sequence ATGAGTGACGACGCCGAAATCGCCATCGCGTTGAAGTACGACAAGGAGAAGGACGGCGCGCCGCGCGTGGTGGCCAAGGGCATGCGGCTCAAGGCGGAGAAGATTCGCGAGATTGCCCGCGAGCACAACATCCCCCTCATGCGGAACGTGAACCTGGCCAATGCGCTCTACCGCGTGGAGGTGGGCCAGGAGGTCCCCGAGGAGTTGTATGACGCCGTGGCCGAGGTCCTGAACTTCGTCTACGAGCTACAACGTGAGCAGGCGGCCGCGGCTGCCAGGCGCTAG
- a CDS encoding SycD/LcrH family type III secretion system chaperone — translation MAALDPDDPKDEAKLDTLLQRWADGKATLRDVRGYSDEELYAIAKTAYYFFYQGRVSEARTLFQGLYAVNPTDAYFAKALGVVEMAAGNGQGALAAFDVAAKLTPHDPSVYVGRAEVKLAMGQKPQALEDLRRAAAMQPGDDPVVRKAAAMISALSRR, via the coding sequence ATGGCGGCCCTGGACCCGGATGATCCGAAGGACGAGGCGAAGCTGGACACGCTTCTGCAGCGCTGGGCGGATGGCAAGGCCACGCTGCGGGACGTGCGTGGCTACTCGGACGAAGAGCTCTACGCCATCGCCAAGACGGCCTACTACTTCTTCTATCAAGGCCGGGTGAGCGAGGCGCGCACGCTCTTCCAGGGCCTGTATGCCGTCAACCCGACGGACGCCTACTTCGCCAAGGCCCTGGGCGTGGTGGAGATGGCGGCTGGGAACGGGCAGGGGGCGCTGGCGGCCTTCGACGTGGCCGCCAAGCTGACGCCGCATGATCCGTCCGTTTATGTGGGGCGCGCGGAAGTGAAGCTGGCCATGGGCCAGAAGCCCCAGGCGCTGGAGGATCTGCGCCGAGCGGCGGCGATGCAGCCGGGGGATGACCCCGTGGTGCGCAAGGCGGCGGCCATGATCTCCGCCCTGAGCCGCCGCTGA